One segment of Methanosphaera sp. WGK6 DNA contains the following:
- a CDS encoding CDP-2,3-bis-(O-geranylgeranyl)-sn-glycerol synthase, producing the protein MDILNLIFYSIYLMIPAYLANGSALVFGGGTPLDFGCNAWDNRRITGDGVTWRGTIAGGLFGMVVGGILGLLATYGIGDYFFNITSSQITIVSGFIPQGLLIGLVLGFGALIGDAIGSFIKRRLNFERGKPVPLLDQLDFVIVSLIFVSSIVHLQLSMIIIILFVSVFLHLGANMFAYAINLKDVWY; encoded by the coding sequence ATGGATATTTTAAATTTAATTTTTTATTCGATATATTTAATGATTCCTGCATATCTGGCTAATGGTTCTGCACTAGTATTTGGTGGTGGAACACCATTGGATTTTGGATGTAATGCGTGGGATAATAGAAGAATAACTGGGGATGGAGTTACCTGGAGAGGAACTATTGCAGGTGGTCTTTTTGGAATGGTTGTAGGAGGTATTTTAGGATTATTAGCTACCTATGGTATAGGTGATTACTTTTTTAATATAACTTCTTCACAAATAACTATTGTGTCTGGTTTTATTCCTCAGGGATTATTAATTGGATTGGTATTAGGTTTTGGTGCATTAATAGGTGATGCAATTGGTAGTTTTATAAAAAGAAGACTTAATTTTGAACGGGGAAAACCAGTACCATTACTTGATCAATTGGATTTTGTTATAGTATCCTTAATTTTTGTATCATCTATAGTACATTTACAATTATCTATGATTATTATAATATTATTTGTAAGTGTATTTTTACATCTTGGAGCAAATATGTTTGCATATGCTATTAATTTAAAAGATGTATGGTACTAA
- the tes gene encoding tetraether lipid synthase Tes, translating into MEITTISKTKSLCPECLKILDAEVYDEDNTIYIEKTCPEHGNFKNTYWRYADAYKKAINYESEEHPINNPSKIADGDCPSNCGLCNKHESQTVLGLIDVTNRCNLRCPICFANAAASGTLFEPSQDEIRQMLKNLRKNRPVPTTAIQYAGGEPTVRDDIVELIKIAKEEGFTHTQIATNGIALANNENLAQELKDAGLNTVYLQFDGITEEPYIKTRNANILGKKIEAIENCRKANLGIVLVPTLVTGINDDQIGDIIQFALDNIDVIRGVNFQPVSFAGRTPSDKVEEQRITIDDFMKAIEKQTNGNIPENSFYPASSVAPISDLIAAMNESEAEVTLTCHEHCGVGTYIFKETDGSIIPITEFINVDKFISLIEESIPGFEKQSRLSKTKTIAKALKELPKTVNTHETPSYLDMTNLLKNIFIKKDYEALGDFHMNALLVSSMHFMDPFNFDQNRVRRCVIHYATPDGRIIPFCTMNNIYREEIEEKCHIPLDSDRAKAIMDNIRKAKLESIQKSKK; encoded by the coding sequence ATTGAAATAACAACCATATCAAAAACTAAGAGTTTATGTCCTGAATGTTTAAAAATATTAGATGCTGAAGTGTATGATGAAGATAATACAATATATATTGAAAAAACATGCCCAGAACATGGAAATTTTAAAAATACATACTGGCGTTATGCTGATGCATATAAAAAAGCTATAAACTATGAATCAGAAGAACATCCAATTAATAACCCATCTAAAATAGCTGATGGTGATTGTCCATCAAACTGCGGACTCTGCAATAAACATGAAAGCCAAACAGTACTAGGTTTAATTGATGTTACTAATAGATGTAACTTAAGATGTCCTATTTGTTTTGCTAATGCAGCAGCCAGTGGAACATTATTCGAACCAAGTCAAGATGAAATAAGACAAATGCTTAAAAATCTTCGTAAAAATAGACCAGTACCCACAACAGCTATTCAATATGCTGGAGGAGAACCTACAGTACGTGATGATATAGTTGAATTAATTAAAATAGCTAAAGAAGAAGGATTCACCCATACTCAAATTGCAACAAATGGAATTGCCCTTGCAAATAATGAAAATTTAGCTCAAGAATTAAAAGATGCTGGACTTAATACAGTATACTTACAATTTGATGGAATAACTGAAGAACCATATATCAAAACACGTAATGCTAATATATTAGGTAAAAAAATAGAAGCTATAGAAAACTGTAGAAAAGCAAATTTAGGTATTGTTCTTGTACCTACACTAGTTACAGGCATTAATGATGATCAAATTGGAGATATTATTCAATTTGCTTTAGATAATATTGATGTTATAAGAGGAGTGAACTTCCAACCAGTATCATTCGCAGGCCGAACTCCTTCAGATAAAGTTGAAGAACAACGTATAACTATTGATGACTTCATGAAAGCAATTGAAAAACAAACAAATGGAAATATTCCTGAAAATTCATTCTACCCAGCTTCATCTGTTGCACCAATATCTGATTTAATAGCTGCTATGAATGAAAGTGAAGCAGAAGTTACATTAACATGCCACGAACATTGTGGAGTAGGAACATACATATTCAAAGAAACGGATGGATCTATAATACCAATTACTGAATTTATTAATGTGGATAAATTCATTTCATTAATAGAAGAAAGTATTCCCGGATTTGAAAAACAAAGCAGACTTTCAAAAACAAAAACTATTGCAAAAGCATTAAAAGAATTACCTAAAACAGTTAATACTCATGAAACACCATCATATTTGGATATGACTAATTTATTAAAAAACATATTCATTAAAAAAGATTATGAAGCTTTAGGTGATTTCCACATGAATGCATTACTTGTTTCATCAATGCACTTCATGGACCCATTCAACTTTGATCAAAATAGAGTACGTAGATGTGTAATTCATTATGCTACTCCTGATGGTAGAATTATCCCATTTTGTACTATGAACAATATATATAGAGAAGAAATTGAAGAAAAATGTCATATACCTTTAGATTCAGATAGGGCTAAAGCAATAATGGATAATATTAGAAAAGCAAAATTAGAAAGTATTCAGAAATCAAAAAAATAG
- a CDS encoding histone family protein: protein MTKLPLTPLGRIMKNGGAERVSEDAKEELSSFLEDQASELAKIALNNAKEEGRKTLKAEDIVMAYKEL, encoded by the coding sequence ATGACAAAATTACCATTAACACCTTTAGGTAGAATTATGAAAAATGGTGGGGCTGAAAGAGTAAGTGAAGATGCTAAAGAAGAATTATCATCCTTTTTAGAAGATCAAGCTTCAGAACTTGCTAAAATTGCATTGAATAATGCTAAAGAAGAAGGTAGAAAAACTCTTAAAGCTGAAGATATTGTAATGGCTTACAAAGAATTATAA
- a CDS encoding GerW family sporulation protein — protein sequence MDLDSSLDKTLTQIQNVMNANSIIGDPITTKDKTIIPISKVALGFGIGLGKNEGKTETEMGGAGGGGSIDPVAFVVIHHNIPGPNGVEILPIEGTGTPLGDLLVDVGKVIFDLIGNQGMGMSGEEVPEENTNSIDKIKTKVKSTKKE from the coding sequence ATGGATCTTGATAGTTCACTTGATAAAACATTAACTCAAATTCAGAATGTCATGAATGCAAATAGTATTATTGGGGACCCAATCACTACAAAAGATAAAACTATTATTCCTATTTCTAAAGTAGCATTAGGTTTTGGAATAGGTTTAGGTAAAAATGAAGGGAAAACTGAAACTGAAATGGGTGGTGCTGGAGGTGGAGGATCTATTGATCCTGTAGCATTTGTTGTAATACATCATAATATTCCAGGACCAAATGGTGTTGAAATATTACCTATTGAAGGTACAGGTACACCTCTTGGGGATTTACTTGTAGATGTAGGAAAAGTGATTTTTGATTTAATTGGAAATCAAGGTATGGGTATGTCAGGAGAGGAAGTTCCTGAAGAAAATACAAATAGTATTGATAAGATTAAAACTAAAGTTAAATCAACGAAAAAAGAATAA
- a CDS encoding tRNA (N(6)-L-threonylcarbamoyladenosine(37)-C(2))-methylthiotransferase: MKIYLETHGCTFNQADSDIMMNMLLDDHEIVYDLEEADVIILNTCYVKLPTEQKMITKIRKIQTEYPDKKLIIGGCMVEVDPVRLNKFAGDNCWIGPHKLDKIGEVVDKAMNDEIVHEYGKTTVIKAGKNKKQNDSLIHILQICEGCNGACTFCCTRIARGFLVSYPIDIIVDEAKDAIEHGCKELQVTAQDSACFGLDNDESFADLLNELGQIEGDFRIRVGMMHPKSLKDQLPEVIAAFKNNDKIFNFVHLPIQTGSKKVLEEMNRQHTLDDFKYMVNEFRKEIPDMSLATDIIVGYPTETEDDFEETLDLLREIKPDIIHISKYMHRPGAKSNTLQEIDHKTMKSRSHRLNEVKTEVMLDNNKKYEGSKQKVLITSKGSSGGYVGYTDSYKNVIVDNVEIGSFVDVEIMEGKRTYLSAKLVE; the protein is encoded by the coding sequence ATGAAAATTTATTTAGAAACACATGGTTGCACGTTTAATCAAGCTGATAGTGATATTATGATGAATATGCTGTTAGATGACCATGAAATAGTTTATGATTTAGAAGAAGCTGATGTAATTATATTAAATACTTGTTATGTTAAATTACCAACAGAACAAAAAATGATTACAAAAATTCGTAAAATTCAAACAGAATATCCTGATAAGAAATTAATTATTGGTGGATGTATGGTTGAAGTAGATCCTGTACGTCTTAATAAATTCGCAGGAGATAATTGTTGGATTGGACCTCATAAATTAGATAAAATAGGGGAAGTTGTGGACAAAGCAATGAATGATGAAATTGTACATGAATATGGGAAAACCACAGTAATTAAGGCAGGTAAAAATAAAAAACAGAATGATTCCTTAATTCATATTCTTCAAATATGTGAAGGATGTAATGGGGCATGTACATTCTGTTGTACAAGAATAGCTAGAGGCTTTTTAGTAAGTTATCCAATTGATATTATTGTTGATGAAGCTAAAGATGCAATTGAACATGGTTGTAAAGAACTACAAGTTACAGCTCAGGATTCTGCATGTTTTGGTTTAGATAATGATGAATCATTTGCAGATTTATTAAATGAATTAGGTCAAATTGAAGGTGATTTTCGTATACGTGTAGGTATGATGCATCCTAAGAGTCTTAAAGATCAATTACCTGAAGTAATAGCAGCATTTAAAAATAATGATAAGATATTTAATTTTGTACATTTGCCAATACAAACAGGTAGTAAAAAAGTATTGGAAGAAATGAATAGGCAGCATACATTAGATGATTTCAAATATATGGTCAATGAATTCCGTAAGGAGATACCTGACATGTCATTAGCTACAGATATTATTGTAGGTTATCCAACTGAAACTGAAGATGATTTTGAAGAAACATTGGATTTATTACGTGAAATTAAACCTGATATAATTCATATATCAAAATATATGCATAGACCTGGAGCAAAATCTAATACATTACAGGAAATTGATCATAAAACTATGAAAAGTCGGTCTCATAGATTAAATGAAGTAAAAACAGAAGTAATGCTAGATAATAATAAAAAATATGAGGGTTCTAAACAAAAAGTTTTAATAACTTCTAAAGGATCCTCTGGAGGATATGTGGGTTATACCGATTCTTATAAAAATGTTATTGTGGATAATGTTGAAATAGGCTCTTTTGTTGATGTAGAAATTATGGAAGGAAAAAGAACATATCTTTCAGCAAAATTAGTAGAATAA
- a CDS encoding HVO_0476 family zinc finger protein: MVCPICGFDEYEILKSNGKNNRELLVKCDDCGHIYRDIAPEEAYEIEVRVIISEFETSWKTTVKLYSDEYLETGTLLYIDDKDVEVTSIENMEENRVYECPVVDIKTIWVKSLDTLARIGLSIDNHGTVLSHKIEVERDFIFAIGEVGEVKGLKFRIYAFKTLERNMRKGYAYAKVIKRVYGRLLPRNDKSKVKYDLTEYVVKTTIKEKDYN; this comes from the coding sequence ATGGTGTGTCCTATATGTGGGTTTGATGAATATGAAATACTAAAAAGTAATGGTAAAAATAATAGAGAATTATTAGTTAAATGTGATGATTGTGGTCATATCTATAGGGATATAGCTCCAGAAGAAGCTTATGAAATAGAAGTAAGAGTAATTATCAGTGAATTTGAAACTTCCTGGAAAACTACAGTTAAATTATATTCTGATGAATATTTGGAAACAGGAACTTTATTATATATTGATGATAAAGATGTTGAAGTTACATCTATTGAAAATATGGAAGAAAATAGAGTTTATGAATGTCCTGTGGTTGATATTAAAACAATTTGGGTTAAATCATTAGATACTCTAGCACGTATTGGGTTATCAATTGATAATCATGGTACTGTATTATCTCATAAAATTGAAGTAGAACGTGATTTTATATTTGCAATAGGTGAAGTAGGTGAAGTTAAAGGACTTAAATTCAGAATATATGCTTTCAAAACATTAGAAAGAAATATGAGAAAAGGTTATGCATATGCTAAAGTAATAAAAAGGGTATATGGACGACTTCTACCTAGAAATGATAAATCTAAAGTTAAATATGATTTAACAGAATATGTTGTAAAAACAACTATAAAAGAAAAAGATTATAATTAA
- the hacB gene encoding homoaconitase small subunit translates to MEKMKGKVWTFRDCIDTDVIIAGRYLRTFNPEDLAAHVMEAEDPEFAGKVNNGDIIVGGWNFGCGSSREQAPVAIKTAGVSVVIAKSFARIFYRNAINIGLPVVTADIEANEGDIVEVNVEEGIIINETTGKTFEIKPFDPTMLDILENGGLVNQYLKNKGE, encoded by the coding sequence ATGGAAAAAATGAAAGGAAAAGTGTGGACATTCAGAGATTGTATAGATACAGATGTGATAATTGCAGGAAGATATCTAAGAACATTTAATCCAGAAGATTTAGCAGCACATGTAATGGAAGCAGAAGACCCTGAATTTGCAGGTAAAGTAAATAATGGTGATATAATTGTTGGTGGATGGAATTTTGGTTGTGGTTCATCACGTGAACAAGCACCAGTAGCAATAAAAACAGCAGGTGTGTCTGTTGTTATAGCTAAATCTTTTGCAAGAATATTTTATAGAAATGCAATAAATATTGGATTACCTGTAGTAACTGCTGATATCGAAGCAAATGAAGGGGATATTGTTGAAGTAAATGTTGAAGAAGGTATAATTATTAATGAAACAACTGGAAAAACATTTGAAATAAAACCATTTGATCCAACCATGTTGGATATATTAGAAAATGGTGGTCTTGTAAATCAATACTTAAAAAATAAGGGGGAGTAA
- a CDS encoding beta-ribofuranosylaminobenzene 5'-phosphate synthase, protein MKIETSSRLHLSLIDLNGSEGRVDGGIGITLKNPSLIMTCNETSSETKILYDDKLDFNTHINDCNYKILDACTRMNEYLGVNKSYTFHIEQIYSFHQGLGLGTQLALSTARLVAKLNNIELSTYELAEIVQRGGTSGIGVHSFDKGGLIIDGGHKRSVKKNFLPSSVSKVAPPPLLARYDFPEEWNIILATPNRIPGASGDKEVNIFQEYTPIAMNDVEKISYLTLMKLMPAVVEKDIVSFGEAVNQIQTLGFKKIERNLQSNKITDIIKYMDNNGIPAVGMSSFGPTCFGITDTNVNSMKKDLIDMMGEKSKVWITKGKNQGSIIKK, encoded by the coding sequence TTGAAAATAGAAACTTCTTCGAGACTACATTTATCATTAATAGATCTTAATGGTTCAGAAGGTCGTGTTGATGGTGGTATAGGGATAACTCTAAAAAATCCATCACTCATTATGACATGTAATGAAACTTCTTCTGAAACAAAAATATTATATGATGATAAATTAGATTTTAACACTCATATTAATGATTGTAATTATAAGATACTCGATGCATGTACAAGAATGAATGAGTATTTAGGTGTAAACAAATCATACACATTCCATATTGAACAAATATATTCTTTTCATCAAGGTTTAGGTCTTGGAACACAACTTGCTTTATCAACAGCACGTTTAGTTGCAAAATTAAATAATATTGAATTAAGTACTTATGAATTAGCAGAAATTGTACAACGTGGGGGAACTAGTGGTATTGGAGTACATTCATTTGATAAAGGTGGTTTAATAATTGATGGAGGTCATAAAAGAAGTGTTAAAAAGAATTTTTTACCTTCATCTGTATCAAAAGTAGCACCACCTCCTTTACTTGCACGATATGATTTTCCAGAAGAATGGAATATAATATTAGCAACTCCAAATAGGATTCCAGGGGCTTCTGGTGATAAAGAAGTAAATATATTTCAAGAATACACACCTATAGCTATGAATGATGTTGAAAAAATAAGTTATCTTACATTGATGAAGTTAATGCCGGCAGTAGTAGAAAAAGATATAGTTTCTTTTGGAGAAGCAGTAAATCAAATACAAACTTTGGGCTTTAAAAAAATAGAACGAAATTTACAATCAAATAAAATAACAGACATTATTAAATATATGGATAATAATGGAATTCCTGCAGTAGGAATGAGTTCTTTTGGACCTACATGTTTTGGAATAACAGATACTAATGTAAACAGTATGAAAAAGGACCTTATTGACATGATGGGTGAAAAAAGTAAGGTATGGATAACTAAAGGGAAAAATCAAGGTTCAATAATAAAAAAATGA
- a CDS encoding PRC-barrel domain-containing protein, giving the protein MKITELINKKVLDDNANEIGKIQNIDLDLKENTISKIIINLNELSLRKTTVEATIDMVSEIGDYLLLNVPKSELLKEEEPVEVPDVEIVNPNELEEKSK; this is encoded by the coding sequence ATGAAAATCACGGAACTTATTAATAAAAAAGTATTAGATGATAATGCTAATGAAATTGGTAAAATTCAAAACATTGATTTAGATTTAAAAGAAAATACAATTTCAAAAATAATCATTAATCTAAATGAACTTAGTTTAAGAAAAACTACTGTTGAAGCAACAATCGATATGGTGTCTGAAATTGGTGATTATTTATTATTAAATGTACCTAAATCAGAACTTCTAAAAGAAGAAGAACCAGTTGAAGTTCCTGATGTAGAAATAGTTAATCCAAATGAATTAGAAGAGAAAAGTAAATAA
- a CDS encoding pyridoxal phosphate-dependent aminotransferase: MAFKKKEKRIPKGFDNINDFFDYLYKKEDLIWMGQNTNHLQKDKDIENALITAAKKRDYCKYPPPEGFPELKELILEDLGLDSNIFDIQVTASATESLYLAISTSLYHVTNTIASDPGYLIINNFCNRFGNHVKEVPIYNEECGYKLTPELIRQNMDAETKLIILIDPLNPLGTAYTEDEIKEIAEIAKENNIIVLHDITYKDFAREHTLVAKYAPEHTITVYSFSKIFGMAGLRIGAVISSPDLMRPMRASVINDLGTNSLAQEAGIAGLKSKSNWIEDIRQTCFNNQKLIKEAVDETPGTFLPVYPSDGNMMVIDISETGIEPVQLSEYLLEEKNIFVREGNYTSKLFGDRYVRVSYSIPTEEVMEFRKEFKNAVLTLQERNMKK; encoded by the coding sequence ATGGCATTTAAGAAAAAAGAAAAAAGAATACCAAAAGGATTTGATAATATAAATGATTTCTTTGATTATTTATATAAAAAAGAAGATTTAATATGGATGGGTCAAAATACAAACCATCTTCAAAAAGATAAGGATATAGAAAATGCTTTAATCACAGCAGCTAAAAAAAGAGATTATTGTAAATATCCACCACCTGAAGGTTTTCCAGAATTAAAAGAATTAATTCTTGAAGATTTAGGTTTAGATTCAAATATATTTGATATACAAGTAACAGCAAGTGCAACAGAATCATTATACTTAGCAATCAGTACATCATTATATCATGTAACAAATACAATAGCATCAGATCCAGGATATCTTATAATTAACAATTTTTGTAACAGATTTGGAAATCATGTAAAAGAAGTACCAATATATAATGAAGAATGTGGTTATAAATTAACACCTGAACTCATTAGACAAAATATGGATGCAGAAACTAAATTAATAATATTAATAGATCCATTAAATCCATTAGGAACTGCCTATACAGAAGATGAAATAAAAGAAATTGCAGAAATTGCTAAAGAAAATAATATTATAGTATTGCATGATATAACCTACAAAGATTTTGCAAGAGAACATACTTTAGTGGCAAAATATGCTCCAGAACATACAATTACAGTATATAGTTTTTCTAAAATATTTGGAATGGCTGGTTTAAGAATTGGTGCTGTAATAAGTTCTCCTGACTTAATGAGACCAATGAGAGCTAGTGTAATTAATGATTTAGGAACAAATTCATTAGCACAAGAAGCAGGAATTGCTGGTTTAAAAAGTAAGTCAAACTGGATTGAAGATATAAGACAAACTTGTTTCAATAATCAAAAATTAATAAAGGAAGCTGTTGATGAAACACCAGGTACATTTTTACCAGTTTATCCATCTGATGGAAATATGATGGTTATTGATATATCTGAAACAGGTATTGAACCAGTACAATTATCAGAATATCTTTTAGAAGAAAAAAATATATTTGTAAGAGAAGGAAATTATACTAGTAAACTCTTTGGGGATAGATATGTACGAGTAAGTTATTCTATACCTACTGAAGAGGTAATGGAATTCAGAAAAGAATTTAAAAATGCAGTATTAACATTACAAGAACGTAATATGAAAAAATAA
- the radB gene encoding DNA repair and recombination protein RadB, whose amino-acid sequence MRTLSDLTKSVLIPTNSSLDDILGGGIEKGCITQIYGPPGCGKTNIALTVLYESTKNNSKAIYMDTEGGLSLERIQQIAGSDFDSIANNIYLFEPKSFNEQQLDIQNIEKLLQEEKNIDVLIIDSIVALYRVEEGDPSDINKKLGRTMAKILTLSREYNIAVLITNQIYSPFDEDDLIVEPIGGTVLKYWSKIIVEIERIPGSTKRSAILQRHKTKAPGISVTFSITDEGIT is encoded by the coding sequence TTGAGAACACTTTCAGACTTAACAAAATCTGTTCTAATTCCTACAAATTCATCATTAGATGATATTTTAGGTGGTGGAATTGAAAAAGGTTGTATAACTCAGATTTATGGACCACCGGGTTGTGGTAAAACAAATATAGCTTTAACTGTTTTATATGAATCTACAAAAAATAATTCTAAAGCAATATATATGGATACTGAAGGTGGTTTATCCTTAGAAAGAATACAACAAATAGCGGGATCTGATTTTGATTCAATAGCGAATAATATTTATCTATTTGAACCAAAATCATTTAATGAACAACAATTAGATATTCAAAATATTGAAAAGCTACTTCAAGAAGAGAAAAACATAGATGTTCTGATAATAGATTCAATTGTTGCATTATATCGTGTAGAAGAAGGGGATCCTTCTGATATTAATAAGAAATTAGGACGTACAATGGCTAAAATTCTAACATTAAGTAGGGAATATAATATAGCAGTACTAATAACAAATCAAATATATTCACCATTTGATGAAGATGATCTAATAGTTGAACCAATTGGGGGGACTGTTTTAAAATATTGGAGTAAAATTATTGTTGAAATAGAAAGAATACCAGGTTCAACAAAACGTTCAGCAATATTACAAAGACATAAAACAAAGGCACCTGGAATATCAGTCACATTTTCAATTACTGATGAGGGAATAACATAA